GAGTAAGCTAATCAAAGTAACCCAATATGAGATGTATCACATGTATCCGAATGTTTTTTCATTGGCTCCCGATAAAGTCGTTTCCGATGCAACATTTGGCAGATTGAATGATATTTTGAGAGGCAAATCAATCAAAGTGCTCGAAACAAATTATTCCGAAGTAGGGAAGTTGGGTGGCTTATTCCGTTGTTCCACATTGCCTTTGGCGCGCATTTGACAAAGCGCGGTCTTCACGAAGGCATTGATTTTTATATCGACACCACAGGATTAATGGTTTTTACCGAAAAGTATCACTTAGAACGAGGCTATTGTTGTAAAAGTGGATGCCGACATTGCCCTTATAATCCAAAAGAGACGCCCAAAAATTCTAAAGATAATCCAAAGAATCAATCTTTGCCCCGGTAAATGGAGCGATTGCTCGCTTGTAAACGCCTTGGACGTATGCGATTGCCATTCCATAATTTGTGATTGGTATATCGGCTTTTTTGGCTGGTGATAATCTGTTCATGATTTGCTTTTTCGTGACGACGCAGCCACCGCACTGAATAACAAGGGCATACTCTTCAATTGGTGTTTGCAATTTATCGAGTCCGGCTACAAAATCAAAATGCAAGTCCTTACCGGTAAAATTGCTTATCCAGCGTGGTAATTTCACTCTGCCGATATCATCACACGAAACTAAGTGTGTGCATGATTCCAACATCAAAATCTTGTCGCCGCTTTTGAGTTCGGAAATTTTTGGAGTCCCATGCAAATATGCCTCAAAATCGCCCTTATATCTCGCTAACAAAATGCTGAATCCTGTCAGTGGAATATCATCGGGAACTGAAGCCGCAGCTTTGAGCAAAATCTGACTATCGGTAATTACAAGTTTGGGTTTGATTCCGGTTGTTTTCAAAAATGTATCGAGCTCGCGCTCTTTTAAAACAATCGCAACAGCGTCATTGTCCAAAATATCTCTTATAGATTGCACTTGGGGCAGTATCAAACGCCCTTCGGGAGCTTCGATGTCAATTGGAGTGATTAGCAACACAATATCGCCATAAGAAACCAAATCGCCAATCATAGAGTTCTTTTTCCAGGCTGATTCGGGAATATTCAATCGTATTTTGGCTATCAAAGTTGATATATCGCTTTCGGTTGTGCAAGTGACTGAAACAACATCTACTCCATATTCCTTCTTGGTTTTCAGAGCAAATTCTTTATCAAGCGGGATTAAGTCTGATTTGTTGTGAGCGATAACAAAATTCACATCGCTTTGCCTGAATAAATCAATTAGGAAGATATCCGTTTTGCTAATTTGATTGCCCGAAATGACTAATATTGCAAGGTCAACATGCTTGATTGCTTCAATACTTTTGTCAATTCTCTTAAGCCCCACATCGCCCGTATCATCGGCTCCGGCTGTATCTATTAAAACGACGGGACCTAAGCCCGGGATTTCGATGCTCTTTTTGACCGGGTCAGTCGTCGTACCCGGATGCTCCGAGACGATAGCAATTTCCTGTCCGGCGATTTTGTTTATCAGCGAACTTTTTCCTTGGTTACGGATTCCAAAGATGCCAATATGTAGTGTAGATTCTTTACCTTTTGCCATTTGTCTTATATGAAATTAATTCGCTGACTGAAAATCCTAATTTGTTCAAATTTTCTGCTTTTATCAAATCCACCAAAATATGCTCATCGATAATTTTCAACTGGCGATTAGCATCAATTATGTCACAAGAATTTGTTACCATGAAATTTGCCAACTGTGTTGCATTATGATAACCTATATGAGGTAATAATGCTGTACTAATTGTAGGGCTCATCATAACTTTTTCGGTCGACTCATCTTCGTTTATAGTCAGTTTCGAAATCAAATTATTGCTCATAGTTTCGTTAGCCGCAATAAGCAGTTTCAGGCTACTGATTAAATAATGTCCGATTGTCGGTAAATAGGCATTCAAATCTAAGCATCCCATAGCTGTCAATCCCGTTATTAGCTGGTCATGAGCATAGATTATATGCGAGACTTCGATGACGAATTCGTTCACAACCGGATTTACTTTTCCCGGCATGATTGACGAGCCTGCTTGCAATGTCGGCAAGTTGATAGATTTTTCGCCAATATCGGAGGAAAGCAGCCGCAAATCGGAGACAATTTTTTCCAAATTAACGGCATGAGACTTCAGTATAGCATGAACTTCAACCAATGTATCTTGATTTGAAGTTGCATCGGTCAAATTTTCACTTCTCGTAACGGGCAAATTTGTAATATTTTTCAAAATATTCGGCACTTCCATTATAAAATATCGCGGCACGGTGAGCCCTGTTCCTGCGGCACTTCCTCCGATATTAACTACTTTAATTCTCTCGAAGCATTTCGAAACGCGCCACCAATCCCTCCATAAGGCTTCAGTATAAGCTGAAAAAAGTTTACCGAATGTAGTTGGTACTGCGGCTTGCATCTGAGTATAAGCCAATCTCAATGTGAAATTATGTTCTTTTTCAAGTCTCTCAAAAATGGCACGCGTATCATTGATAGATTTTTCCAATTGCTCGAGCAAAGCCATCACTGCTATTCTTAGCGCCGATGGGATAACATCGTTGGTTGATTGATATATATTAGCATGTTCAATCGGGTCAATTATGTGATAATCGCCGCAATTATGCCCCAATGACAAGAGAGCAGAATTGGCGATAATTTCATTGATATTCATATTCACACTTGTACCTGCTCCACCTTGAATCGCAGGAACAATGAAGTGCTCGAAATATTTACCTTGCGACATCTCGTCTGCCGACCGAATCATAGCCGAAACTATTTCCGGTTCGATTAATTTCAAAGGTAAATCCTCTACTTTGAATTTGCTTTGGACTGCTTGAGCAAATTTTTCGTAATTCAAATAGTAAGCGAGTTTTACTGTGCAGACTGCTTTGTACCATTCAATACTGAATCCTGTGTTGTCAGGGAAGTTATGTCTTGCTCTGATTGAGTGGATGCCATAAAGGGCTTCCTTAGGTATATCATAAGTTCCGATTTGGTCTTTTTCTGTTCGCATATTCAATCAATCATTTTTATTATTTCATAAAAGTAGTGAAATTTTTGTAATAAATCAATTTAAAAAAAAGTAAGCCATAGCTAACAATCATTTTAGAAATACATTCGGAAAACAGTTCCTCGTATCTAAGTTTATACTTAGCTAAGTAATTGATAAATAATGAATTATTTGACGATTTTTCTTGCATATTATGAGTAATTTCCTTAAATTTGCATAGGATATTGATACAAATGTATAGATAAAGTTGAAAAAAATATCAATAATAAGTGAATTTATTAACAATTAATTTAAAATAACATTTAAAAGGTGTTGCAATGACCAAAACCGATTTGATGGTAAAAGAACTCGTTGACAAATACGGAAACAAACGAGAGAGCCTTTTGCCGATTTTACAAGGAGTTTACGATTTAGAGCACTTCGTGTCAGATGAAGCTATGGTATCCATAGCTCGCAATCTTGATTTGTCGTCTGCTGATGTATATGGTAAATCTACCTTCTATAGTTTTCTGGATACAATTCCACGAGGTAAATTTGTGATTCGCGTATGCAAAACTATCGTTTGCGATATGCACGACAAAAACCAAATTGTGGATACTTTAGAAAACATACTGAAAATAAAAGTGGGCGAAACTACGCTGAACCGCAAGTTCTCGCTTTTATATACAAATTGCTTGGGATGGTGCCACAAAGGACCGGCAATGCTCGTCAACGATGACGTTTACACCGATTTGACCCCCGAATCAATAAGAGAAATTATCACCGATTACAAAAACAGAGAATAGGAACATAAAATGCAAGAAAGATTAAAAAGATTAGATGTTATACTTGGAATCCATCCGGAAAGTCCATACCAAGTAATGGAAAAAGCTTTGAAACGCGCCCCCAAGGATATTATCTCAGATTTGATAGATTCGGGATTGAAAGGTAGAGGAGGGGCAGGATTTTTGACCGGTTTGAAATGGAAGTTTGCGGCTGCTGCCGAGGGCGATGAAAAATTCGTTGTGTGTAATGCAGACGAAGGCGAACCGGGCACTTTCAAAGATAGAGAAATTCTTACTATAGTACCCAAAAAAGTATTAGCCGGTATGGGTATTTGTGCTTATGTTATCGGTGCCAAAAAGGGTTATATTTACCTACGTGGTGAATATAAATACTTAGTTCCTCATCTTGAAAGAGAAATTGCAGAATTCCACAAAAATTGCTTCAAATTAGAACTCGATTTCAATGTTGAAGTATTTCTGGGCAGTGGCGCTTATGTTTGTGGCGAAGAAACTGCATTACTTAACTCGATGGAAGGTTTCAGAGGCGAACCAAGAAATAAACCACCATTCCCAACGAATAACGGTTACTTGGGCAAACCAACTGTAGTCAACAATGTAGAAACTTTGGTTTCGGCTCAAGTGGTTAGCAGAATTGGTGTCGAAGAATTCAAGAAACTCGGTATCCAAGATTCACATGGCTCAAAATTATTCTCCGTATCAGGCGATACTCCAAGACCCGGTATTTATGACTTGGAATTCGGTCTATCTTTAGAGGAGTTCGTCCGCGAATTTGGCGACGGTGATACCAAGGCTGTTCAAGTTGGTGGAGCGTCTGGTTTTTGCGTACCGCGAAAGAAATTCCAATCCACAACTATTGGTTTTCCGGGTGGTTTGACAGGCGATTCCTTGCCCACAGGCGGCTCGATGATGATTTTCAATAGTTCACGTTCGATGTATAATGTATTGAGAAATTATCTTGACTTTTTCGAAGAAGAATCATGCGGTCAATGCACTCCTTGCAGAATCGGTTGCCAACAACTTAAAGTAGGGATTGAAGCTGTCAAACGTGGTGATAAAGACCCCGAATACCTCCAACAATTGCTCAAACTTACAGATACAATGAAAATTACGGCTAAATGCGGGTTAGGACAGTCTGTGGCTAATTCCTTCTCGTCAATAGTTGACAATTTCCGTGAAGAAATGATTTATTAACAATTTATCGAAATAAAATGAAGAAGAAAAAAATGGAAAGTATAAAAAATATAATCAGCGTGAAAATCAACGGTATTGATGTCAGTATCGAGAAAGGCACTACAATTTTGGAAGCTGCTCGGAAAATTAATGTACGTATCCCAACTTTGTGCCATCATGAAGACTTGTGCGTTGCCGGTAATTGTAGAGTTTGTGTTGTTGAAGTCGAAGGTGCAAAAAACTTAACTGCTTCTTGCGCTGCTCCATGTGAACAAAACATGGTCATCAAAACCAATACTCCTAAAGTTAGAAGTGCACGAAAGGACTTGATTGCTTTGCTTGTTTCCGAACACAATACCCAATGCACAACTTGTTATCGCTCGACTAATTGCGAGCTTCAAGCTCTTGCATCAGAAT
This Candidatus Kapaibacterium sp. DNA region includes the following protein-coding sequences:
- a CDS encoding DUF5522 domain-containing protein — its product is MVFTEKYHLERGYCCKSGCRHCPYNPKETPKNSKDNPKNQSLPR
- the hydF gene encoding [FeFe] hydrogenase H-cluster maturation GTPase HydF produces the protein MAKGKESTLHIGIFGIRNQGKSSLINKIAGQEIAIVSEHPGTTTDPVKKSIEIPGLGPVVLIDTAGADDTGDVGLKRIDKSIEAIKHVDLAILVISGNQISKTDIFLIDLFRQSDVNFVIAHNKSDLIPLDKEFALKTKKEYGVDVVSVTCTTESDISTLIAKIRLNIPESAWKKNSMIGDLVSYGDIVLLITPIDIEAPEGRLILPQVQSIRDILDNDAVAIVLKERELDTFLKTTGIKPKLVITDSQILLKAAASVPDDIPLTGFSILLARYKGDFEAYLHGTPKISELKSGDKILMLESCTHLVSCDDIGRVKLPRWISNFTGKDLHFDFVAGLDKLQTPIEEYALVIQCGGCVVTKKQIMNRLSPAKKADIPITNYGMAIAYVQGVYKRAIAPFTGAKIDSLDYL
- a CDS encoding lyase family protein, whose amino-acid sequence is MRTEKDQIGTYDIPKEALYGIHSIRARHNFPDNTGFSIEWYKAVCTVKLAYYLNYEKFAQAVQSKFKVEDLPLKLIEPEIVSAMIRSADEMSQGKYFEHFIVPAIQGGAGTSVNMNINEIIANSALLSLGHNCGDYHIIDPIEHANIYQSTNDVIPSALRIAVMALLEQLEKSINDTRAIFERLEKEHNFTLRLAYTQMQAAVPTTFGKLFSAYTEALWRDWWRVSKCFERIKVVNIGGSAAGTGLTVPRYFIMEVPNILKNITNLPVTRSENLTDATSNQDTLVEVHAILKSHAVNLEKIVSDLRLLSSDIGEKSINLPTLQAGSSIMPGKVNPVVNEFVIEVSHIIYAHDQLITGLTAMGCLDLNAYLPTIGHYLISSLKLLIAANETMSNNLISKLTINEDESTEKVMMSPTISTALLPHIGYHNATQLANFMVTNSCDIIDANRQLKIIDEHILVDLIKAENLNKLGFSVSELISYKTNGKR
- a CDS encoding NAD(P)H-dependent oxidoreductase subunit E, whose translation is MTKTDLMVKELVDKYGNKRESLLPILQGVYDLEHFVSDEAMVSIARNLDLSSADVYGKSTFYSFLDTIPRGKFVIRVCKTIVCDMHDKNQIVDTLENILKIKVGETTLNRKFSLLYTNCLGWCHKGPAMLVNDDVYTDLTPESIREIITDYKNRE
- a CDS encoding NADH-quinone oxidoreductase subunit E, translated to MQERLKRLDVILGIHPESPYQVMEKALKRAPKDIISDLIDSGLKGRGGAGFLTGLKWKFAAAAEGDEKFVVCNADEGEPGTFKDREILTIVPKKVLAGMGICAYVIGAKKGYIYLRGEYKYLVPHLEREIAEFHKNCFKLELDFNVEVFLGSGAYVCGEETALLNSMEGFRGEPRNKPPFPTNNGYLGKPTVVNNVETLVSAQVVSRIGVEEFKKLGIQDSHGSKLFSVSGDTPRPGIYDLEFGLSLEEFVREFGDGDTKAVQVGGASGFCVPRKKFQSTTIGFPGGLTGDSLPTGGSMMIFNSSRSMYNVLRNYLDFFEEESCGQCTPCRIGCQQLKVGIEAVKRGDKDPEYLQQLLKLTDTMKITAKCGLGQSVANSFSSIVDNFREEMIY